A portion of the Oxynema aestuarii AP17 genome contains these proteins:
- a CDS encoding IS630 family transposase: MNIIDELDNFIENTTNTKEMKRALAAKMKLSGQPSKKIEEILNVSSSFVSQWKNKAIFEGVESLNLQYKGSKGYLKPEEKTQITSWIRQQEYLRLSDLKRYLQQEYNVIYSSNQSYYDLLKAAGMSWKKSQKKNPAKDEKLVKKKEEEIQKKLKDWEEDIKAGKLAVFMIDECHLLWGDVLGFVWGRKDIRVEIPIKNQKSRQSYYGALDYQTHEFILQEYPKADTDNTIQFIQYLREQRPGQKLAIFWDGARYHDSQQFRDFLKELNEGLEEDEWLITCTKFAPNAPEQNPVEDIWLQTKNFLRTFYFLCDSFKRVKELFKIFADGQVFDFPKLYSYGFLPQMT; encoded by the coding sequence ATGAATATCATAGACGAGCTAGATAATTTCATTGAAAATACCACAAATACCAAAGAAATGAAGAGAGCATTGGCAGCCAAAATGAAATTATCTGGTCAACCCTCTAAGAAAATTGAAGAAATATTAAATGTTTCTTCGAGCTTCGTTAGTCAATGGAAAAATAAAGCAATTTTTGAGGGTGTTGAGAGTTTGAATCTTCAATACAAAGGAAGTAAAGGCTATCTAAAACCGGAAGAAAAAACACAAATCACTTCATGGATAAGACAACAAGAGTATTTGAGATTGTCTGACTTAAAACGATATTTGCAGCAAGAATACAACGTGATTTATTCTTCAAATCAAAGTTATTATGACTTGCTGAAAGCGGCTGGCATGAGCTGGAAAAAGTCGCAAAAAAAGAATCCAGCCAAAGATGAAAAGCTAGTCAAAAAAAAAGAAGAAGAAATTCAAAAGAAGCTTAAGGACTGGGAAGAGGATATCAAAGCTGGAAAGCTTGCTGTGTTTATGATTGATGAATGTCATCTTCTTTGGGGAGACGTCTTGGGTTTTGTTTGGGGAAGAAAAGATATAAGAGTCGAAATTCCCATTAAAAACCAAAAAAGTCGCCAAAGTTATTATGGCGCTTTAGATTACCAAACTCATGAATTTATTCTTCAAGAATACCCGAAAGCCGATACCGACAATACCATTCAGTTTATACAATACTTACGAGAACAAAGACCGGGACAAAAATTAGCCATTTTTTGGGATGGTGCCAGGTATCACGACTCTCAACAATTTCGAGATTTTTTAAAAGAGCTAAATGAAGGCTTAGAAGAAGATGAATGGTTGATTACTTGTACGAAGTTTGCTCCGAATGCTCCCGAGCAAAATCCAGTTGAAGATATTTGGCTGCAAACTAAAAATTTCTTGAGAACATTTTATTTTTTATGTGATTCATTTAAAAGAGTTAAAGAGCTATTCAAGATATTTGCTGATGGCCAAGTTTTTGATTTCCCTAAGCTATATTCTTATGGATTTTTGCCACAAATGACTTAG
- a CDS encoding Cas10/Cmr2 second palm domain-containing protein: MAIEDWLIQQQQIYQNLPDASPEISIHPVSGEWQTSAYLKSQFWWGGGASIEACRQVAAASNPELTHLGVLSFGPVQEFLGGGERLRDWAVASWLCHYLTAVAIYRWEERQGQVLLPLHRSSPLLNWLRDEPCDRDRFWQAELPNVITGLHPQDETWLQDFNPIITQEWGKFLEALEEEVSQRYSPHLLNGQGWQVIHRDNAYLWSVYTESTPLSLATVSQDIKQLRERIESRKIGRQWQATWWGGRTSPSAGHLSIWHPGLKPIHDGGTWGLPDSQLKEWWLRAANESRDRLSGLVDSDDRLNSIEFVRRLASVPDIIEPTLQLLWGRTPPPCPWGQFPDRATVAAAWVVDRIDAETWNDTLDTLYQCCLDEKPNFRWGMPKVDGKNPPHFAYPRILERRYLKERVPQEKKDTDDEKKIIKDWEDLSQGWESPIEWTVGWRGDGDNMGKWLSGKQYETLKLQWSRWHLNQDAILQHQLNIDPPTLSANATRKLDLPHVLDLSVLFGCWNQLLYPLTERHHNAKVIFAGGDDFLLLGPLTEAVSLTSNLYRLWRGQLSPLTQPLDPPVDGWVKRESEIYPVPGQRMDFSLGVAIAQRRIPQSLWHRGLTEAYKEAKNQGRDRVCIKVLFNSGQSLDWVCPWRLWELLMHVGLTTEEKTELNRWEKLLSYLESNRLQQSDVDTVRDLIETLWASVGIALTWEAIETVAEYDEFDDELGNWSWWIGWISVMGFLARQQREREKWVERVGGNNP; the protein is encoded by the coding sequence ATTGCTATAGAAGATTGGCTGATTCAACAACAGCAGATTTATCAAAATCTGCCGGATGCTTCCCCAGAGATATCCATTCATCCAGTCAGTGGAGAATGGCAAACAAGTGCTTATTTAAAATCGCAGTTTTGGTGGGGAGGGGGTGCATCCATTGAAGCTTGTCGGCAAGTTGCAGCAGCTTCCAACCCGGAATTAACTCACCTGGGCGTCCTCTCTTTTGGCCCGGTTCAAGAATTTTTAGGCGGTGGAGAACGATTGCGCGATTGGGCGGTTGCTTCTTGGTTATGCCATTATCTCACTGCTGTGGCGATTTATCGGTGGGAAGAACGTCAGGGGCAAGTGTTGTTACCCTTGCATCGGTCTTCCCCATTACTCAATTGGTTGCGTGACGAACCCTGCGATCGCGATCGTTTTTGGCAAGCAGAACTCCCCAACGTTATCACTGGATTGCATCCGCAAGATGAAACTTGGTTGCAGGATTTTAATCCCATTATTACCCAAGAATGGGGTAAATTTCTGGAGGCATTGGAAGAAGAAGTTTCCCAACGCTACAGTCCCCATTTACTCAACGGTCAAGGATGGCAAGTCATTCACCGGGATAACGCCTATCTCTGGTCAGTTTATACCGAAAGCACGCCCCTTTCTTTGGCAACCGTCAGTCAAGATATCAAACAATTGCGCGAACGGATCGAATCGCGTAAAATTGGTCGCCAGTGGCAAGCAACTTGGTGGGGAGGTCGTACCAGTCCTAGCGCCGGACATTTGTCAATTTGGCATCCGGGACTCAAACCGATCCATGACGGAGGAACTTGGGGATTGCCCGATTCTCAGTTGAAAGAATGGTGGTTGCGGGCGGCAAATGAAAGTCGAGATCGCCTCTCTGGATTGGTGGATAGTGACGATCGCCTTAATAGTATCGAATTCGTCCGTCGGTTGGCCTCGGTTCCGGACATTATCGAACCGACTTTACAACTGTTGTGGGGCAGAACACCGCCTCCTTGTCCTTGGGGCCAATTCCCCGATCGCGCCACTGTCGCCGCCGCTTGGGTTGTCGATCGCATCGATGCCGAGACGTGGAACGATACTCTAGACACTTTATACCAATGTTGCCTAGATGAAAAACCTAATTTCCGGTGGGGAATGCCTAAAGTCGATGGTAAAAATCCCCCTCATTTCGCTTATCCACGCATCCTCGAACGGCGCTACCTCAAGGAAAGAGTGCCTCAAGAAAAAAAAGATACAGACGACGAGAAAAAGATTATTAAAGACTGGGAAGATCTCAGTCAAGGGTGGGAAAGTCCCATCGAATGGACGGTGGGATGGCGCGGCGATGGCGACAATATGGGAAAATGGCTGTCTGGGAAACAGTATGAAACCTTAAAATTGCAGTGGTCGCGATGGCATCTGAATCAAGATGCGATCCTCCAACATCAGTTAAACATCGACCCGCCGACTTTAAGCGCCAACGCCACCCGCAAACTGGACTTGCCTCACGTCCTGGATTTGTCGGTGTTATTTGGATGCTGGAATCAACTGCTGTATCCCTTGACAGAACGACACCACAACGCCAAAGTTATCTTTGCAGGCGGGGATGATTTTCTGTTGTTGGGGCCACTCACCGAAGCCGTTTCCCTCACTAGCAATTTATATCGGTTGTGGCGGGGTCAACTCTCACCTTTAACCCAACCCTTAGACCCGCCAGTGGATGGGTGGGTGAAACGGGAATCGGAGATTTATCCGGTTCCGGGACAGCGCATGGATTTTAGCTTGGGGGTGGCGATCGCCCAACGGCGAATTCCACAATCCTTATGGCATCGGGGGTTAACCGAAGCGTATAAAGAAGCGAAAAATCAAGGGCGCGATCGCGTCTGTATCAAAGTGCTATTCAATAGCGGTCAATCCTTGGACTGGGTTTGTCCTTGGCGCTTGTGGGAACTGCTGATGCACGTGGGACTCACAACTGAGGAGAAAACGGAGTTAAATCGCTGGGAAAAACTGCTGTCCTATCTGGAAAGCAATCGATTGCAGCAATCTGATGTTGATACAGTTCGGGATTTAATCGAAACCCTGTGGGCGAGTGTGGGGATTGCTCTCACATGGGAAGCGATCGAAACTGTCGCTGAATATGATGAGTTTGACGATGAATTGGGAAACTGGTCTTGGTGGATTGGTTGGATTAGCGTCATGGGATTTCTGGCGCGACAACAACGGGAACGGGAAAAATGGGTCGAACGAGTTGGGGGAAATAACCCATGA